TACCGAGCCAACAATTCTTAAACTGTTGGTAATGGTTTACACAGAAGTTCTAGAATTAAAGCGAGTTACTCCCGTCAGCTATCGACGTAGAATGTGTTACCAGGGTAAAGGAGCTTTGTCTCGGAAGAATCCACCGCTAGGCCCATCGGGGGGCAAGGTAGCTGCCCAAATAATGCCGTCAACAGCTTCAGCCACCGGACGGGCACCCATTTCCGCCGTTCCGGGATAGGTCGCTACGAAGCCGGGACAGACTGAATTAATTTTGATTTTCTCACCCGCTTTCCGGAACTGACGATCTAGTTTTACCGTCAATCCGTTCAGTGCCAATTTAGATAAACCGTAGGAAGTAACTATTGCTGGGTGAACTCCCAGCCCGAATTGCGGATCGCCAAAAGAACCCGCTCCGCTAGAAATATTGACAATTCGGGGTTCGTCAGAAGCTTTTAGCATAGGATGAAATTGCTGAATCATTCGCCAGGCTCCAAAAAGGTTGGTCTCGAATATTTTCTTTGTACTGTCAAAGTCTGTTTCTAGCGGATGTACTCCAAAGTCAAATCCAGCTCCAGCATTATTAATGAGTACATCGAGCCGTTCGTAACGGGAGCGAATAAAGTCGGCTAGATTGCTTACACTTTCGGCGTTTTCTACATCTAATGCTTCGGCAACTACGTTCACACTACCGGTAGCGATCTTCTTAGATAAGGTTTCGGCTTTCTCCTGAGAACGGGCTGTGATGATAACGTCAAACCCTTGCTCGGCCATTTTCTTAGCTACCCCGTACCCAATTCCTTCTTCCCGGCTTACTCCAGTGATTAAGACAATTTTTTTGTTCATGGTTGTATCTTGGTTGATTTTATACAAACCTACCACTAATTACCAAGCGGTAGCTAACCCATCTTTTGGATTCAGTGGCCAAAATCTTGGAATGATCCAGAACAGCAATATCTTTCAATCCTTAGCTGATTCCACTATCTTGCCATGATATAAAATGGAACTCGCCCAATTAGGATTTACTGGAAAAATACGAAAACTCGTCGACCTGGCTGCTGAAGACGAATCAGCCATCGGTCGGGTGGTGGTAGAACATAAAGAACGCTACGTAGTACAAACTACCGAAGGGATCTTTAGCGCGGAGATTACCGGTAACTTGCGGTTTGTAGCCCAAAGTCGCCGAGACTTTCCCGCCGTGGGAGATTGGGTAAAAATAGCTCCAATGGATGCCAACTCGGTTGTGATACTAAAGATACTGCCTCGCACTAGCGTACTGGAACGGCAGGCAGTGGGTCAACACGGCGAAACTCAACTCATTGCTACCAATATTGACTACGCTTTTCTGGTACAGGCCACGGGGCATGACTTTAACCTGAAGCGACTAGAGCGTTACTTAACTATCTGTCATGCATCTCACATAAAGCCGATCATTATCCTTACTAAAATTGATCTGGTAGAAAATAAAGCTATCGAGCAGCTGATCAGTCAACTGAACGACCGGATTAAGGAGATTCCGATAATTGCGCTTAGCAGCGAAACTGGGGAAGGATTCGACCAACTTTTAGAAATTATGCAGCCTCACCAGAGCTATTGCTTTTTGGGATCTTCGGGAGTAGGTAAATCTACGATCGTTAATCGACTAAACGCTCAGCCAACCCTTAAAACCAGTGCTATTAGCTACAGCACAAACAAAGGACGGCATACTACCAGCCACCGAGAGCTACTACTGCTTCCTAATCAGAGCATTGTCATAGATACTCCTGGTATGCGCGAGGTAGGTATGACCGACCAAGCAACAGGTTTGGAGCAGACTTACGATGAGATTACCGACTTGGCTCGCAACTGCAGATTCAACAACTGCACTCACACTCACGAACAAGGTTGTGCAGTAACGGAAGCCGTAAGCGAAGGAAGCATTTCGGAAGAGGCTTACAACAATTACCTCAAACTTAAGCGTGAGCAAGAACATTTCTCAAGCACCGTTCGGGAGAAGCGACAGAAAGGTAAAGCGCAGGATAAACTCTATAAAGCCATTCAAACCGAACGGCGGAAAAACAAATACTAACCAGCAGCGTCAGAAATGACTGAAGACAATAAACCTCGCCTCGCTCGATTAACCACTTTAATCACTCAACTTCAAGCAGGCCGGATAATTACGGCTCGGGCTATGGCTCAACAGCACGGAGTGAGCATCCGCACCATTTACCGCGATATCCGAACGTTAGAGCAATCAGGTATTCCCATTGTAACAGAGGAAGGAAAAGGCTATTCGTTGGTAGATGGTTATAATCTCCCCCCGGTGATGTTCAGTGAGGAAGAAGCTAATGCGCTGATTACTGCCGAACAACTGATTGCCCGAAATCAAGATCAATCTTTAGCGGAGCAGTATCACCGAGCTATTACCAAAATCAAATCAGTACTCAAGCATACGCAGCAGGAGAAAACTGAGCTGCTGACTGCCCGCCTCCAGATTCGTTCTGATCGCCCGCTAGAAAAAGCGAGTCATCATCTTATGAACCTTCAGTCGGCCATTACCAATTATCAAGTGGCTGCGTTAGATTATAAGTCACTGTCCGACCAGCGTAGTCAGCGAACGGTAGAGCCTTTTGCATTGTACAGCACTCAGGGAAACTGGATACTAGTCGCTTTTTGCCGCTTAAGAAGCGATTTTCGGGCGTTTCGCCTGGATTGCATACAGTCATTACATGTTACCAACCAGTCATTTGAGCCACATCCTATTACCCTTCAGGAATATTTCGAGCAGTGTCGTAAAAAATGTTTACCCACCCCTGACATCCCCTTGTCATCTGCCTCCCCGAACTTAGCGGAAAATCAAAATCATCTGAATATGAAAACCGTAAAAATTGAACCGTTTCAACTTATTGGCATCTCGGTAAGAACCACCAACGAAAATGGGCAAGCCGCGCAAGATATTGGCCAACTATGGAGCAAATTCATGGCAGAAAACATGCTGAGTAAAATTCCCAACAAAGTTGATGATACCGTCTACTCGTTGTATACCGACTATGAGGGCGACCATACCCAGCCTTACACAACTATACTCGGTTGCAAGGTCAATAGCCTAGATGAAATTCCAGAGGAAATGGCCGGAAGATCATTTGATGGTGGTAATTATGTGAAAACTACTGCCAAAGGCGATCTGGCTCAAGGGCTAATTATCAACCACTGGTCAAAAATATGGGCTACAGAACTAGCCCGAAGGTATACCGCCGATTTTGAAGTATACGGTACAAAGGCGACGAACCCCAGCGATGCTGAGGTAGATATCTTAGTTGCGGTAGAATAGATTATACTACAATAACCATCTGTGAAGAGGGCCAGCTCAAGCTGGTTTTGCCCTTTCACGATTCACAAGAAGCCAGCTAAAAAGCGCAATATTCAAAATATTTGCGCTTTTCTGTTGGCGCAAGTTGAACCTAGACTATGAAAAGACCAGAAAAAACTCGAAAAGCATGGTCTATCTCGCTATACTACCCCTGATGATTAGGCGGCTAAACTAATTCTAAAACAGTTTCTAAGTCGCGTACCTAATTGTATAGGTGGGGAATTAGTAAATAGTTGAATTTAGCTACGAAACCAGTGTGCGGAGAACGTTTTGCAGAGAAAGTCGCTCTAGCAAGGTAGAACGAAGTTCACTTACCGGAATACGTTCTTGCTCGGTGCTGTCGCGTTCGCGGATGGTAACGGTATTATCTTCCAGCGTCTGGTGGTCTACCGCAATGCAGTAGGGCGTTCCAATTAAATCTTGCCGGGTGTAGCGTTTACCAATGGCGGCACTTTCTTCGTACACCACCTTCATATCCAGCTTTAGCGACTCGTAAATTTCTTTGGCTCTTTCAGGTAATCCATCTCTTTTGATTAAAGGTAGAATTGCAGCTTTTACTGGAGCCAAAGCCGGATGAATTTTTAGATAGACTCGTTTCTTCTCGTTGCCTTTAGCGTCTACGCCAGTATCTTCGGTGTAAGCTTCGCAGAGTGTCATCAAAAACAGGCGATCCGCTCCGATGGAGGTTTCAATCACGTAGGGCACGTAGCTTTCCGACACATCCGGGTCGTAGTACTGCTGCTTTTTCTTAGAAAGCTTCTGATGCTCGGTAAGGTCAAAATCCGTTCGCGAGTGAATTCCCTCAACTTCTTTGAACCCGAACGGAAACTGGTATTCAATATCGATGGCTGCATCCGCGTAGTGGGCCAGCTTTTCGTGCTCGTGAATACGAAACTTTTCAGTCGGAATACCCAATGTCTCGTGCCAGCGCATTCGGATTTTCTTCCAATGATCAAACCACTCCGCTTGAGTTCCGGGGCGAATGAAGAATTGCATTTCCATCTGCTCAAACTCTCGCATTCGGAAGATAAACTGTCGCGCCACAATCTCATTTCGAAAAGCTTTACCAATCTGGGCAATACCAAAAGGCACCTTCTGCCGGGCAGTTTTCTGCACATTCAAAAAGTTGACAAAGATACCCTGAGCGGTTTCAGGACGAAGGTATATTTTACTAGAATCTTCGGCTACCGAACCTACCTGAGTGGAAAACATTAGATTGAACTGTCGCACCTCGGTCCAGTTGGTTGTACCTGATTCGGGGCAAGTAATATCGTACTCAACAATTAAATCACGTACTCCGGCTAGGTCTTCGGCTTCCAGCAATTCATTCATGCGCTTTAGCAGCAACTGGGCGGTTTTGATCTCACCTTCGGCTTCTAGTTGGGCTGCTTTATCTTCAATCAGTGTATCAGCTCGGTACCTTTTGTTAGAATCTTTGTTATCGATCATCGGATCGTTGAAGCTATCTACGTGACCGGAGGCTTTCCAGGTCTGGGGCTGCATAAAGATGGCAGCATCCAGCCCGACAATGTTATCATTCAGACGCGTCATGGCCTGCCACCAGAATTGCTTGAGATTGTTTTTAAGCTCTACACCGTAAGGACCGTAGTCGTAGACGGCTTGCAAGCCATCGTAAATTTCGCTGGAAGGATATACAAAACCGTACTCTTTCGCGTGGGCGATTACTTGCTTGAGCGAACTTTCGGGTTCGTGCGGAGCTGCTTCTTTGGATTTATTCTTTGCCATAGCCGCAAAGATAGAAAAGCCCCGCACGGATTTATAACCAAAGGCTGGAATTATTGGTGGGAATTGATTCTACTCGATTAAAAGGAAAGAGAGTGTCGCTATGCTTTCTTCTCAAAATTCACTTTGGCGTAAATATCAGTCAGCGATAAAGTTAAATCGAGGGCAGGTAATTTAATGTTACTATCTAATCCACTTGCCTCAGTTAATTTCCACACATCTTGGGCTGAGTTGCGAGAAAATACTTCAATGTGAGGCTTTTCTTGAGAAACTAATACATATTCTCTCAAAGTATCTACGGTGCGGTAGGCTTCAAACTTATCCCCGCGATCGCGAGCCTCGGTGCTTTCCGATAGAACCTCTATGACGATTAGAGGGTTAGTAACGGTATCTTTCTGTTCATCAGTAACTGTTGGCTCACCCTGAACCACTACTACATCGGGGTATACATAGCGTTGAGTTTTAGGTACAAAAGTCCGTAGATCACTCGTATGCACGGTAAAGTCTTTTTCTCGGACAAAGTACCAAATCAAGGCATAGATATTTCCGCAAATAATTGTGTGAGGGATGCTGGCTCCAGACATAGGTATAATCGTTCCATCGTGGTACTCGTGTTTTTCTTCGCTCTGACGCTCCTGTTTCAGGTAGGCTTCGGCAGTAACTTTGGGTGGGGCTAGCGTTTCCATAGCAGTATTACTTTTTTACGTATTATCTAAACACAAAAAGAATTGTTTATGTCCACTCTATCTAACGTTTATCATAGGTTACCACCTTCTTCGGATAAGTAGCTAATATTAGGGTCATCATGTAGTCCCATCGCTCTTGTCCATTTAAGGCTAAATAAGCAAGTCTATCTTCCGTTTCTGGGTCTACGTCTGGGTTCCAGGAGATATTTCGCTTATATTTTTTAGTCATCACTTTTAGGTTTCATCGGGTTCTAGGTAGTAGATCGTGCGTTTGGTGGGAGAAGTGGTGACATCTATTCCTGCCAATGCGTAGTTACGAACGATGTGCTTACAATACTCAACGAACCGTTCTTCCATTGTTTTGCTCAATGCCCATTCTACCTCTTTTTCCAGATAGTCTTCATCAAGTTCAATATAGCTGATCTTCCGGGTGTTCATTTAAGTAGTCTTTCTAAACCGTCTTTCAAAGGGAAATATCCACATTGAAGGTAAAGATATATCCATAACATTCCATATATCAGTAAGCATGCGTTGAATAGTAAGTAGAATGATGGCATGAATAGTATCTGTTCAATAGAATTAATGACTACTCCTCCTTCATAAGTTTCTAGTAGTTCTATTTGATCGCCTACATTTTTCGGTTTTATGTACCCGAAGCTTGTATAGAATCTATCGCTTAGCTTTTTGTCTCTCAAATCATAATCCACAGTATAATAGTGACTAATACCGCCACTAGAGGATATCTCACTGCCATAGCCACTAATAGTTCCTGTTATGATATTCCCTTTGCCACCATATAATTCTAAAGCCTCATTGAAAGTGGAAATATTTGTAGGTAAACCAATAACTGCGAGGATGAAAATCAAAAAGCTGGAATAGAAAAATTCCTTAGTTATTAGTTTTCTCCTTCCCATTCAGTCTTTGCCGATTCTATATACTCTAACATTCAAGCACCCGAGCACCAAAAAATCACCCATATTGCCCTGTGTAGTACTTCTGATAATTCCCCGAAGTGACATTATCCAGCCAGTCTTCATTAGTTAAGTACCAGTCTACGGTTTTTTCGATGCCTTCTTCAAATTGCAAAGAGGGTTCCCAGCCGAGTTCATTCATGAGCTTGTGGGCATCGATAGCGTAGCGCAGGTCGTGCCCGGCTCGGTCGGTTACGAAAGTAATTAGCTTTTCGGAAGTACCTTCGGCACGATCTAGCTTCTTATCCATTACCTGGCAGAGTAGGCGTACAATATCAATGTTTTTCCATTCGTTAAAACCACCAATGTTGTAGGTTTCGCCTACTTTTCCCTGGTGAAAAATCGTGTCAATCGCTCGGGCGTGATCTTCTACGTAGAGCCAGTCGCGCACATTTTCGCCTTTACCGTAAATAGGAAGCGGCTTGTTGTGCTTGATATTATTGATGCAGAGCGGAATCAGCTTTTCGGGAAAGTGATTGGGACCGTAATTATTAGAACAGTTACTGATTACGACGGGCAAACCGTAGGTATTACGATACGCCCGCACAAAATGATCGGAGCTGGCTTTAGAAGCCGAGTAAGGTGACTTAGGGTCGTAAGAAGTAGTTTCCAAAAAATAGCCTCCGTCATCTAGCGAGCCGTATACCTCGTCAGTAGAAATATGGTAGAATAAATGATTATCCATGTCTTCTTTCCACAGTTCTTTAGCAGCATTCAGCAGATTTACCGTACCCATTACATTAGTGCGAATAAACGCCATCGGATCTTTAATGGAGCGGTCCACGTGTGATTCCGCTGCCAGATGCAGAACCGAATCGGGTTTGATTTCCTGAAATAGCTCAGTCATGGCAGCTTCATCAGTAATATCACCCTTCACGAAATGATAGTTGTCCTGCTCTTCAATATCTTTTAGGTTTTCCAAATTACCGGCGTAGGTAAGCGCATCCAGATTATAGATTTGGTAATCCGGATATTTAGTAACGAACAAGCGTACTACGTGCGAGCCAATGAAACCCGCTCCGCCCGTAATCAGAATTTTTTTATTTGCTGCCATATGTGGTTTGTTTTTGGGTATTGGTTAACTTTTTCGCGATTCACTACAATAATCGGTATGTTTGATGAGATATACTAAAGAGGTTTTTAAGAAAACTTACGGCATGGTGTAAGATTCAATAAATTGAAGTTGTTTTCTCATTTTTACACGAGCATCCTATTTCGTTTTGGTGTTCGTACTTCTGTGAATTGTAACTTTGAGGATTAAACCCTTCGCTCAGCCACATCGAAGTCTCATGATAATGAACGTAAAAAACAGTAGCTTCAGTGTAATAATTTTGGTGGGAATGCTGGCGTGTACTTCTCCCGACTACGTGCCTAAGCCCCAGGGCTACAATCGTATTGACCTACCGGAGCATAGCTACACCAGCTTACCCGACACTTTACCCTACGATTTTGAGTATTCATCCCACGCGACCATTCGTCCTGATACATCAGCAAATACGGATCGTTACTGGCTCAATATTTATTATCCCGATTTTGTGGCCGATGTGCAGCTTACTTATAAGCCCGTCAACCAAAGTGAACAGCGGTTGGAAACATTACTGGAAGATTCGTATCAACTGACCGCCAACCATCAGATTCGGGCATCCTCTATTGATGAAAGTGTCTTGGGTACCCCCAGCGGAAAGAAAGCATTAATTGCTGAACTTAGTGGCGAAGTACCCAGCCAGTTTCAGTTTTATATTACCGATTCTACCAATCATTTTTTACGAGGTGCGTTATACTTTCGTACTGCCACTCAGAATGATTCTTTAGCTCCAGTCATTGAGTTCATAAAAATTGATATGGTGCATCTGCTGAATACTTTGGAGTGGGAGGGGGAGTAGAGAAGGTTGATATCCTTCTTAATCAACTTTCCCAACATTCGTAAAATAAGTATATTGCAGTATGAAGGATAAGGCATACGTAACACCTGAACTTATTAAGTGGGCTCGTCTTACTTCTAAATTATCAATTGAAGAAGTAGCAAAGAAACTTGGGGTAAAAAGTGAAAAGATAGAATTATGGGAAAAAGGTGAAGATGCACCTACTATCAATCAAGCTGAGAAATTATCCAAGCATTACAGACGTCCTCTAGCAGTTTTCTATTTACCCGAGCCACCCGAAGATTTTCAAACACTAAGAGACTTTAGAAAAGAGCAAGATAAAAGAGAATATAGTACAGCGCTAACCTTCATGATCCGTGAGATACAAAATAAGCAAAACTGGCTAAGTAATTTTCTGGAGGATGAAGGTGAAGAAAGACTACCATTTATTGGAAAGTATTATGTGGCTTCTGAAGCTAAAGAGATTGCTCAGGATATTTTAGATGTTCTTAACGTTAGAAAAGACTATTTTACTAAAATCTCAGCTAATGAGAACATTCTGAATTATTGGATTAAGAAAATAGAAGATCAACGAATATTTGTTTCGCTAACAAGTAATATTCATAGTCATTTAACAATCAGTCGTGACGAGGTGAGAGGGTTTGCAATTAGTGATTCGTATGCACCTTTTATTTATGTGAACAGTGACGATACCAAGAATGGTCAATTATTTACTCTTATTCATGAGTTAGCTCATTTGTGGGTCGATTCGTCAGGTATTTCTGCTTTTGACTCTTTAGTTTTCAGAGACGAATATGACAAGTTTTCCCCTATCGAGAAATTATGTAACGAAGTTGCAGCTGAGATTTTAATGCCGAAAGATAAAATTACAAGAATCGTGAGTGATGTGAGTGTGGGGATTAATACAATCGAGATCACTGCAAAATACTTTCGTGTAAGCCCTTATGCTGTCGCAGTTCGCCTCCTCAACTTGAATAAAATACCGACCCAAAATTTTCAGCGTATCCAAAGAACTCTGAAAAAGAAATATGAAGAGTTTTTAGAATTAGAAGAAACAAAACCTAAACCGACCGGAGGGCCTAACTACTATGCCCTTCAAATAAGAAAAAATAGCAGGTTATTTACAGAGTATGTGTATTCCTTTTATAAGGGGGGAAGAATCTCTGGGTTTGATGCAAGTAGCCTTCTCGATATCAAGATTAGTAATTTCAATAAACTAGCCGAGAAGCTATATGTCTAGCCCATGGAAGTTTATTGTTTAGATACAAATTTTTTTATAGAGGGCTGGAATAAGTATTATTCTCCTAATTTCTGTAGTGATTATTGGGATGTTATCAAAGACCTAGGTGAGAACGGAACAATTTTCGTCCCACATGAGGTAAAAAAAGAGATTGATAAGGTCGATGATAGTCTGAAAGAGTGGTTTGTAGATAAAGATTTTTTGGTTAAACAAATTGATGCAAATGTTCAAAACTGCCTAAAACAGTTATACAGTAATAATAAAGCTCATCAGTATCTTGCCAATAATATAAAAGGGCGATCCTTAGCCGATCCTTGGGTAGTAGCTCATGCAATGGCCGAAAAAGCAATTGTAGTAACAAAAGAATTCTCTACCAGTAGCAAAGATCAACGCAAAGTTAAAATACCAGATGTTTGTAGGAATATGAATATTGAGTGTATTGATGATTTTGAGTTCATTAGAAGACTCAATATTCGCTTTAAGTGTGTGACAGAGAACTAATATGAACCGCTTCTTCGACACCAAGATTGATTACCTCAAGGGCGTAGGCGAACGCACCGGCAATCTGCTGCGCGAAGAACTGAGCATCCATACCTTCGGTGATCTCATTCAGCATTATCCTTTCCGGCACGAAGACCGTTCGCAGTTTCATAAGATTGCGGATATTCACGAAGAGATGCCTTATGTGCAGGTGGTGGGGCATATCCGTAAGGCGGAGATTATCGGTAATGGGCCGAAGAAACGGCTATCTGCCGTATTTGTCGACGATACGGGCGAGATGGAACTGGTTTGGTTTAAGGGAATTCAGTGGCTATCGGGTAAACTCAAACCTCAGGTGGATTATGTGGCTTTCGGTAAGCCCAGTCGCTTCGGGCAGAAGTTTAATATGGCGCATCCCGAAATGGAGCTGCTAGCAAGTATTGATCGGGAAAACGGACAACTCTTTCCAGTGTACCACACGACTGAGAAACTCAAACGAGGTCG
This region of Tunicatimonas pelagia genomic DNA includes:
- a CDS encoding SDR family NAD(P)-dependent oxidoreductase is translated as MNKKIVLITGVSREEGIGYGVAKKMAEQGFDVIITARSQEKAETLSKKIATGSVNVVAEALDVENAESVSNLADFIRSRYERLDVLINNAGAGFDFGVHPLETDFDSTKKIFETNLFGAWRMIQQFHPMLKASDEPRIVNISSGAGSFGDPQFGLGVHPAIVTSYGLSKLALNGLTVKLDRQFRKAGEKIKINSVCPGFVATYPGTAEMGARPVAEAVDGIIWAATLPPDGPSGGFFRDKAPLPW
- the rsgA gene encoding ribosome small subunit-dependent GTPase A, which produces MELAQLGFTGKIRKLVDLAAEDESAIGRVVVEHKERYVVQTTEGIFSAEITGNLRFVAQSRRDFPAVGDWVKIAPMDANSVVILKILPRTSVLERQAVGQHGETQLIATNIDYAFLVQATGHDFNLKRLERYLTICHASHIKPIIILTKIDLVENKAIEQLISQLNDRIKEIPIIALSSETGEGFDQLLEIMQPHQSYCFLGSSGVGKSTIVNRLNAQPTLKTSAISYSTNKGRHTTSHRELLLLPNQSIVIDTPGMREVGMTDQATGLEQTYDEITDLARNCRFNNCTHTHEQGCAVTEAVSEGSISEEAYNNYLKLKREQEHFSSTVREKRQKGKAQDKLYKAIQTERRKNKY
- a CDS encoding effector binding domain-containing protein codes for the protein MTEDNKPRLARLTTLITQLQAGRIITARAMAQQHGVSIRTIYRDIRTLEQSGIPIVTEEGKGYSLVDGYNLPPVMFSEEEANALITAEQLIARNQDQSLAEQYHRAITKIKSVLKHTQQEKTELLTARLQIRSDRPLEKASHHLMNLQSAITNYQVAALDYKSLSDQRSQRTVEPFALYSTQGNWILVAFCRLRSDFRAFRLDCIQSLHVTNQSFEPHPITLQEYFEQCRKKCLPTPDIPLSSASPNLAENQNHLNMKTVKIEPFQLIGISVRTTNENGQAAQDIGQLWSKFMAENMLSKIPNKVDDTVYSLYTDYEGDHTQPYTTILGCKVNSLDEIPEEMAGRSFDGGNYVKTTAKGDLAQGLIINHWSKIWATELARRYTADFEVYGTKATNPSDAEVDILVAVE
- a CDS encoding glycine--tRNA ligase; translated protein: MAKNKSKEAAPHEPESSLKQVIAHAKEYGFVYPSSEIYDGLQAVYDYGPYGVELKNNLKQFWWQAMTRLNDNIVGLDAAIFMQPQTWKASGHVDSFNDPMIDNKDSNKRYRADTLIEDKAAQLEAEGEIKTAQLLLKRMNELLEAEDLAGVRDLIVEYDITCPESGTTNWTEVRQFNLMFSTQVGSVAEDSSKIYLRPETAQGIFVNFLNVQKTARQKVPFGIAQIGKAFRNEIVARQFIFRMREFEQMEMQFFIRPGTQAEWFDHWKKIRMRWHETLGIPTEKFRIHEHEKLAHYADAAIDIEYQFPFGFKEVEGIHSRTDFDLTEHQKLSKKKQQYYDPDVSESYVPYVIETSIGADRLFLMTLCEAYTEDTGVDAKGNEKKRVYLKIHPALAPVKAAILPLIKRDGLPERAKEIYESLKLDMKVVYEESAAIGKRYTRQDLIGTPYCIAVDHQTLEDNTVTIRERDSTEQERIPVSELRSTLLERLSLQNVLRTLVS
- a CDS encoding Uma2 family endonuclease, encoding METLAPPKVTAEAYLKQERQSEEKHEYHDGTIIPMSGASIPHTIICGNIYALIWYFVREKDFTVHTSDLRTFVPKTQRYVYPDVVVVQGEPTVTDEQKDTVTNPLIVIEVLSESTEARDRGDKFEAYRTVDTLREYVLVSQEKPHIEVFSRNSAQDVWKLTEASGLDSNIKLPALDLTLSLTDIYAKVNFEKKA
- the rfbB gene encoding dTDP-glucose 4,6-dehydratase codes for the protein MAANKKILITGGAGFIGSHVVRLFVTKYPDYQIYNLDALTYAGNLENLKDIEEQDNYHFVKGDITDEAAMTELFQEIKPDSVLHLAAESHVDRSIKDPMAFIRTNVMGTVNLLNAAKELWKEDMDNHLFYHISTDEVYGSLDDGGYFLETTSYDPKSPYSASKASSDHFVRAYRNTYGLPVVISNCSNNYGPNHFPEKLIPLCINNIKHNKPLPIYGKGENVRDWLYVEDHARAIDTIFHQGKVGETYNIGGFNEWKNIDIVRLLCQVMDKKLDRAEGTSEKLITFVTDRAGHDLRYAIDAHKLMNELGWEPSLQFEEGIEKTVDWYLTNEDWLDNVTSGNYQKYYTGQYG
- the gldD gene encoding gliding motility lipoprotein GldD, giving the protein MNVKNSSFSVIILVGMLACTSPDYVPKPQGYNRIDLPEHSYTSLPDTLPYDFEYSSHATIRPDTSANTDRYWLNIYYPDFVADVQLTYKPVNQSEQRLETLLEDSYQLTANHQIRASSIDESVLGTPSGKKALIAELSGEVPSQFQFYITDSTNHFLRGALYFRTATQNDSLAPVIEFIKIDMVHLLNTLEWEGE
- a CDS encoding XRE family transcriptional regulator, producing MKDKAYVTPELIKWARLTSKLSIEEVAKKLGVKSEKIELWEKGEDAPTINQAEKLSKHYRRPLAVFYLPEPPEDFQTLRDFRKEQDKREYSTALTFMIREIQNKQNWLSNFLEDEGEERLPFIGKYYVASEAKEIAQDILDVLNVRKDYFTKISANENILNYWIKKIEDQRIFVSLTSNIHSHLTISRDEVRGFAISDSYAPFIYVNSDDTKNGQLFTLIHELAHLWVDSSGISAFDSLVFRDEYDKFSPIEKLCNEVAAEILMPKDKITRIVSDVSVGINTIEITAKYFRVSPYAVAVRLLNLNKIPTQNFQRIQRTLKKKYEEFLELEETKPKPTGGPNYYALQIRKNSRLFTEYVYSFYKGGRISGFDASSLLDIKISNFNKLAEKLYV
- a CDS encoding DUF4411 family protein; its protein translation is MEVYCLDTNFFIEGWNKYYSPNFCSDYWDVIKDLGENGTIFVPHEVKKEIDKVDDSLKEWFVDKDFLVKQIDANVQNCLKQLYSNNKAHQYLANNIKGRSLADPWVVAHAMAEKAIVVTKEFSTSSKDQRKVKIPDVCRNMNIECIDDFEFIRRLNIRFKCVTEN